Proteins encoded within one genomic window of Pygocentrus nattereri isolate fPygNat1 chromosome 11, fPygNat1.pri, whole genome shotgun sequence:
- the im:7150988 gene encoding Golgi-associated plant pathogenesis-related protein 1, whose product MADDSFKAKFLACHNEYRKKHGVPDMTLSKELCRTAQEWADHLLSIKTLQHSETENGENVFYSWSSTPANPTGPESVEQWYSEIKDYDFTKSGYQPKTGHFTQVVWKASKEVGVGLATDGNTVFVVGQYKPTGNITNAGQYEENVLPPVDN is encoded by the exons ATGGCAG ATGACAGCTTTAAGGCGAAATTCCTTGCCTGTCATAACGAGTACAGGAAGAAACATGGGGTTCCTGATATGACTTTAAGCAAAGAGCTCTGCCGCACTGCACAGGAGTGGGCTGACCATTTACTGTCTATTAAAACCCTGCAGCACAGTGAGACTGAAAACggagagaatgtgttttattccTGGAGCTCTACTCCAGCCAACCCCACAG GACCTGAGTCTGTGGAACAGTGGTACAGTGAAATTAAAGACTATGATTTCACAAAATCTGGATATCAGCCCAAGACAG GACATTTCACTCAGGTTGTATGGAAAGCAAGCAAAGAAGTCGGAGTGGGCTTGGCTACTGATGGAAACACTGTCTTTGTGGTTGGACAGTACAAGCCTACAGGAAACATAACCAATGCAGGACAGTATGAGGAGAATGTTCTTCCTCCAG TAGACAATTGA